One genomic segment of Ipomoea triloba cultivar NCNSP0323 chromosome 9, ASM357664v1 includes these proteins:
- the LOC116030651 gene encoding 14 kDa proline-rich protein DC2.15-like, translated as MDSKGSKVFALFLVINILFFTAVSACSTCPTPKPNPNPNPNPNPTPSPSSGGKCPKDALKLGVCANLLNGLLNVTVGTPPKTPCCSLIQGLADLEAAVCLCTAIKANILGINLNVPLSLSLLLNVCTKDTPKGFTCP; from the coding sequence ATGGATTCAAAGGGCTCTAAGGTTTTCGCTCTCTTTCTTGTAATCAACATTTTGTTCTTCACCGCAGTAAGTGCTTGTAGCACTTGCCCAACCCCTAAacctaaccctaaccctaaccctaatccaaaccctaCCCCTTCACCGTCTTCCGGTGGGAAGTGCCCTAAGGATGCCCTAAAGTTGGGTGTTTGTGCCAACCTTCTTAACGGCTTGCTCAATGTCACCGTTGGCACGCCTCCCAAGACTCCATGCTGCTCTCTCATACAGGGTCTTGCCGATCTCGAGGCTGCCGTTTGCCTTTGCACTGCCATCAAGGCAAACATCCTTGGCATTAACCTTAATGTCCCTCTCTCCCTAAGCTTGCTGCTCAATGTTTGCACCAAGGACACACCAAAAGGATTCACCTGCCCTTAA